Proteins found in one Acinetobacter sp. XH1741 genomic segment:
- a CDS encoding ABUW_2363 family tetratricopeptide repeat lipoprotein, with protein MNLKPLAYLLLATSSLTACTMAPVKEQKIEPFVFKEPELTPPFYALNPFNYDAPPAFEVALKEAAAQPVTKMVVTRQDDPTKSLTLDTNKLIVPTINNSQRSMKYAVLAGDNEIDVTEIDDFLQLVEGKARHYPPRFTDRQERKGFESKLKEVTQRLDTLAANPNASFDILIRAFKASVLARNLDLGTAHTTRSLEYAQRLLKINPDDAEANFWFGFGLSEGGGQREAIPYLDKAIKGDVQEAYLASANNYIAMEQKKNAIQTLKNYKVKYPDEAEVADRLIQEIEKQGRWNVWQVLTNPAMAPATPSTPAKK; from the coding sequence ATGAATTTAAAGCCATTGGCGTATTTACTCCTTGCAACTTCTAGTTTAACAGCGTGTACAATGGCACCTGTAAAAGAACAAAAAATTGAACCTTTTGTTTTCAAGGAGCCAGAGCTTACTCCTCCATTTTATGCTTTAAACCCATTTAATTATGATGCTCCACCTGCATTTGAAGTTGCTTTAAAAGAAGCAGCAGCACAGCCTGTAACTAAAATGGTCGTAACTCGTCAGGATGATCCAACCAAATCTCTTACACTTGATACCAATAAACTTATTGTACCGACAATTAACAATTCACAACGTTCAATGAAGTATGCAGTTTTAGCTGGTGATAATGAAATTGATGTGACTGAAATTGATGATTTCTTGCAACTCGTTGAAGGTAAGGCTCGTCACTACCCACCTCGCTTTACCGATCGACAAGAACGTAAAGGTTTCGAAAGCAAACTGAAAGAAGTCACTCAACGTCTTGATACACTAGCTGCTAATCCAAACGCTTCATTTGATATTCTTATTCGTGCTTTTAAAGCAAGTGTACTTGCACGTAACCTTGATTTAGGTACTGCACATACGACTAGATCGTTAGAATATGCTCAAAGACTTTTAAAAATTAACCCAGACGATGCAGAAGCGAATTTCTGGTTTGGTTTTGGTTTGTCTGAAGGTGGTGGCCAACGTGAAGCTATTCCTTACTTAGACAAAGCTATTAAAGGTGATGTTCAAGAAGCATATTTAGCTTCTGCAAATAACTATATTGCAATGGAACAAAAGAAAAACGCAATTCAGACGCTTAAAAACTACAAGGTTAAATATCCTGACGAAGCTGAAGTTGCAGACCGTTTGATTCAAGAAATTGAAAAACAAGGTCGTTGGAATGTATGGCAAGTTTTAACTAACCCTGCTATGGCACCTGCTACTCCAAGCACACCAGCGAAAAAATAA
- the ahpF gene encoding alkyl hydroperoxide reductase subunit F, which produces MLDQNIKTQLKAYLERLESPIELVAALDESDKAAQIKELVSEIAELSDKVTARFDGNNTRRPSFGVAKVGEQPRVFFAGLPMGHEFTSLILALLQVSGYAPKISDEVLNQIKGLNLKANFDVFVSLSCHNCPDVVQALNLIAIYNPNTTSTMIDGSFFQDEVEQRKIMAVPMVFQDNEHIGQGRMTLEEIVAKLDTNSAEKDAAALNAKDAFDVLVIGGGPAGATAAIYAARKGINTGIVAERFGGQVMDTMDIENFTSVQKTQGPKFAAEMEAHVREYDVDIMNLQRVSKITGANQTTNGLVEVELENGAKLESKTVILSTGARWREMNVPGEQEYRTRGVAYCPHCDGPLFKGKRVAVIGGGNSGVEAAIDLAGIVEHVTLVEFDTKLRADQVLQNKLHSLPNTTVIMNALSTEVLGDGSQVTGLKYKDRATDEEHVVELAGIFVQIGLLPNTDFLKDSEVELTNRGEIIVNDRNETNVQGVFAAGDCTTVPYKQIIIATGEGAKASLSAFDYIIRSGQ; this is translated from the coding sequence ATGTTAGATCAAAACATTAAAACTCAATTAAAAGCTTATTTAGAACGTTTAGAAAGTCCTATCGAATTGGTTGCCGCTTTGGATGAGTCAGATAAAGCTGCTCAAATTAAAGAACTGGTATCTGAAATTGCTGAACTTTCTGACAAGGTCACTGCGCGTTTTGATGGTAACAATACACGTCGTCCAAGCTTTGGTGTGGCTAAAGTAGGTGAACAACCTCGTGTGTTCTTTGCCGGCTTACCGATGGGTCATGAGTTTACGTCTTTGATCTTGGCACTGTTACAGGTGTCTGGCTATGCACCGAAGATTTCTGATGAAGTGCTTAACCAGATTAAAGGCTTAAACCTCAAAGCCAACTTTGATGTGTTTGTATCTTTAAGCTGTCATAACTGTCCGGATGTGGTACAGGCGCTTAACCTGATTGCCATTTATAATCCGAATACCACGTCAACCATGATCGATGGTTCATTCTTCCAAGATGAAGTGGAACAACGCAAAATCATGGCTGTACCAATGGTGTTTCAGGACAATGAGCATATTGGTCAAGGTCGTATGACGCTTGAAGAGATTGTAGCGAAACTTGATACCAACTCAGCTGAAAAAGATGCAGCAGCACTCAATGCCAAAGATGCGTTTGATGTATTGGTCATTGGTGGTGGTCCTGCGGGTGCAACAGCAGCAATTTATGCGGCACGTAAAGGGATTAACACAGGTATCGTGGCTGAACGCTTTGGTGGTCAGGTCATGGATACCATGGACATTGAAAACTTCACTTCTGTGCAAAAGACTCAAGGTCCTAAGTTTGCTGCCGAGATGGAAGCCCATGTTCGTGAATACGATGTCGATATCATGAACCTACAACGTGTTAGCAAAATCACAGGTGCAAACCAGACTACTAATGGCTTGGTTGAAGTAGAACTTGAAAACGGTGCAAAACTTGAATCGAAAACCGTGATCCTTTCAACAGGTGCACGCTGGAGAGAAATGAATGTACCGGGTGAACAAGAATACCGTACCCGTGGTGTTGCGTACTGCCCACACTGTGATGGTCCATTGTTCAAAGGCAAACGTGTTGCTGTGATTGGTGGCGGTAACTCGGGTGTAGAAGCTGCGATTGACCTTGCAGGGATTGTGGAGCATGTCACTTTGGTTGAGTTCGACACCAAACTTCGTGCTGACCAAGTGTTGCAAAACAAACTGCATAGCTTGCCAAACACGACTGTGATTATGAATGCCCTAAGTACAGAAGTATTAGGTGATGGCTCACAAGTAACTGGTCTTAAGTATAAAGACCGTGCGACTGATGAAGAGCATGTGGTAGAGCTTGCAGGGATCTTTGTACAGATTGGATTACTCCCAAACACTGACTTCTTAAAAGACAGTGAGGTTGAGTTAACCAACCGTGGTGAGATCATTGTCAATGACCGAAACGAAACCAATGTACAAGGTGTATTTGCTGCGGGCGACTGTACAACTGTGCCGTACAAGCAAATTATTATTGCCACAGGTGAAGGCGCTAAAGCATCGCTCTCTGCGTTTGATTACATCATTCGCTCTGGACAATAA
- a CDS encoding chromate transporter, protein MNHVEIAMQKETVPTCTELFLGFLTLGLIGFGGVLPLARKVIVEQRQWLSPEKFTELLGLCQFLPGGNIINLSVAIGMEFRGARGAVSSLIGLIFAPTVIVVLLHYVYEQFQDNLMVKHLFEGLGAAAAGLLVATGLKMLKPLLRNPIAMCVVVAAIVSIAFLKIPLLVTMLILLALYSTIIWRRV, encoded by the coding sequence ATGAACCATGTTGAGATTGCTATGCAGAAGGAAACCGTACCGACCTGCACTGAGTTATTTTTAGGTTTTTTAACATTAGGTTTAATTGGATTTGGTGGTGTATTGCCTTTGGCCCGTAAAGTTATTGTAGAGCAAAGGCAGTGGCTAAGTCCCGAAAAATTCACTGAGTTACTTGGTCTGTGTCAATTTTTACCGGGCGGCAATATCATCAATTTATCCGTTGCGATTGGTATGGAGTTCCGCGGTGCTCGTGGAGCAGTAAGTTCTTTAATTGGCCTAATCTTTGCGCCTACCGTCATTGTTGTACTTTTACATTATGTCTATGAGCAGTTCCAAGACAACCTCATGGTGAAGCATCTTTTTGAAGGGTTGGGAGCAGCAGCGGCAGGTTTACTGGTTGCAACAGGTTTGAAAATGCTTAAGCCTTTATTGCGAAACCCAATAGCGATGTGTGTCGTTGTAGCAGCAATTGTCAGTATTGCTTTTCTAAAAATTCCCTTGCTTGTAACCATGCTGATTTTGTTGGCACTTTATTCAACTATCATTTGGAGACGTGTGTAA
- a CDS encoding alpha/beta fold hydrolase: MFVRKRNSALFTVMLLGSILSGCQVVNVKQQALNVTIANERNSILTQDKLSEASLNVLSMSGQEAKTCTDSPDSCINQLKNLPQILDEQLLSAASEMYLAKAMALSDSSECKISRFTKHKASDEQKSIQNKYDDCLDQQLSLLDKSIRYSYAYLFATKRQPNDRIFDNRQVQIRDFYNQAIAKMVSIYDLRYPQKNVVEPQIHIGKSVYSIDFEFHRQLTGQKLEKLISSYNLNFSGLRTINRRDGFGSEFVAVFPSSGKEDVNEYILDPLNYSYKNGVNPNIHHARYLAATIVAEPKNAKTVQDIINNPEFVIRVYDPYRTDNINVAGKQYPLAANFSAPYGLWLAENNLGVAAYLSLIDRDQHLTMPHLYMLEPYNPNKKIIVLVHGLASSPEAWIALTNDVMGDTVLRDHYQVWQVFYSTNMPILESRFQIYALLKQAFGSLNPSDPAAHDAVLVGHSMGGIISRLLVSDGDITQPALKLMTVRQQNRFKKHPMVTERLQMHSIGNFDRAIFLASPHKGTDYADRWFTLAARKIIRLPGAFLSAVTTSLTTENLDVKDFLNNIDNGLIQNGPSDLSHQSKFMELTENINPHQGLVFHSIMGNITKSDDPNVITDGIVPYKSAHLEGAKSEKVLPGGHSIQLTPQAVLELRRILREHLVEHGLYKP, from the coding sequence ATGTTTGTTAGAAAAAGAAACTCAGCGCTTTTCACGGTCATGCTCCTCGGTTCAATTCTGAGCGGATGTCAGGTCGTAAATGTTAAGCAACAGGCTCTAAACGTTACTATTGCAAATGAGCGTAATAGTATTCTTACCCAAGATAAACTGAGTGAAGCCAGTCTTAATGTTTTATCTATGTCTGGGCAAGAAGCCAAAACTTGTACTGACTCACCTGACTCTTGTATCAATCAGCTTAAGAATCTTCCCCAAATTTTAGACGAACAGCTTTTATCTGCTGCGAGTGAGATGTATCTGGCAAAAGCTATGGCTTTATCAGATTCTTCTGAGTGTAAAATTAGTCGGTTCACTAAACACAAAGCTTCTGATGAACAAAAATCGATTCAGAATAAATATGATGATTGCTTAGACCAACAATTAAGTTTACTTGATAAAAGCATCCGTTATAGCTATGCCTATCTATTTGCAACCAAACGTCAGCCGAATGACCGTATTTTTGATAACAGACAGGTACAGATACGTGACTTTTATAATCAAGCCATTGCAAAAATGGTCAGTATTTATGATTTAAGATACCCTCAAAAAAATGTGGTTGAGCCACAAATTCATATTGGTAAGAGTGTTTATTCAATTGACTTTGAATTTCATAGACAATTAACAGGTCAAAAATTAGAAAAATTAATTTCAAGTTATAACTTAAATTTCTCTGGTTTAAGAACAATTAACCGTCGTGATGGTTTTGGATCTGAATTTGTTGCCGTGTTCCCTAGTTCAGGAAAAGAAGATGTTAATGAATATATTTTAGATCCACTCAACTACAGTTATAAGAACGGTGTGAATCCAAATATTCACCACGCCCGTTATTTAGCTGCCACTATTGTCGCTGAACCTAAAAATGCTAAAACTGTTCAAGACATTATAAATAACCCTGAGTTTGTGATTCGGGTTTATGACCCTTATCGAACCGATAATATTAATGTGGCTGGCAAGCAGTATCCTTTAGCAGCCAATTTTTCGGCACCTTATGGTCTATGGCTAGCTGAAAATAACTTAGGTGTCGCTGCTTATTTAAGTCTGATTGATCGGGATCAGCACTTAACCATGCCACATTTATATATGCTTGAACCTTATAATCCTAATAAGAAAATTATTGTGTTAGTGCATGGTTTGGCAAGTAGCCCGGAAGCATGGATTGCTCTCACCAACGATGTTATGGGTGATACGGTTTTAAGAGATCACTACCAAGTTTGGCAAGTTTTCTATTCGACCAATATGCCAATACTGGAAAGTCGTTTCCAGATTTATGCGTTGCTTAAACAAGCATTTGGTTCGTTAAACCCAAGTGACCCTGCTGCGCACGATGCTGTGCTTGTAGGTCATAGTATGGGCGGTATTATTAGCCGTTTACTGGTTAGCGATGGTGATATTACGCAACCTGCCTTGAAACTGATGACTGTACGACAACAGAACCGCTTCAAGAAACATCCTATGGTGACTGAGCGATTGCAAATGCATTCAATTGGTAACTTTGATCGTGCAATTTTCTTGGCATCGCCTCACAAAGGTACAGATTATGCAGATCGGTGGTTTACTTTAGCTGCCCGAAAAATCATTCGTTTGCCGGGAGCTTTTTTATCAGCCGTGACAACGTCTCTGACTACTGAAAATCTAGATGTTAAAGATTTCTTGAACAATATTGATAATGGTCTGATTCAAAATGGTCCAAGTGACTTAAGTCATCAATCTAAGTTTATGGAGCTTACTGAAAATATTAATCCTCACCAAGGATTAGTCTTTCACTCCATTATGGGCAACATTACCAAGAGTGATGATCCAAACGTCATTACCGATGGGATTGTTCCTTATAAGAGTGCTCATTTAGAAGGTGCCAAGTCTGAGAAAGTGCTTCCGGGTGGTCATTCAATCCAGCTCACACCTCAAGCTGTACTAGAGCTACGACGTATTTTGCGAGAACATTTAGTAGAACACGGACTTTATAAACCATAA
- a CDS encoding chromate transporter codes for MGAVLLTLAIIFTQLSLIAFGGGNTILPEMQRQVVDIHHWMTGQEFSALFAMAQAAPGPNMMIVPLVGWHVAGLSGLLVTSTAKFLPSSLITVFVMKGWSKFKDKKWRRVLQLALQPVTVGTVLASAWIISEAAAINTLLIIMVVIATLLSLIKKVHPLHVLIAGAIFGVVLL; via the coding sequence ATGGGTGCCGTTCTACTTACTTTAGCTATCATTTTTACTCAGTTGTCTCTTATTGCATTTGGTGGTGGGAATACGATTTTGCCCGAAATGCAACGTCAAGTAGTTGATATTCATCACTGGATGACAGGACAAGAATTTAGTGCTTTGTTTGCCATGGCTCAAGCAGCACCTGGCCCGAACATGATGATCGTACCATTGGTTGGATGGCATGTAGCAGGCTTATCAGGTCTACTGGTAACTTCTACTGCTAAATTTTTACCTTCGTCACTTATTACTGTGTTTGTCATGAAGGGGTGGTCTAAGTTCAAAGACAAAAAATGGCGCCGTGTTTTACAGCTTGCTTTACAACCTGTCACTGTGGGAACGGTACTCGCCAGTGCATGGATTATTTCTGAGGCAGCTGCCATAAATACTTTACTTATAATTATGGTCGTCATTGCAACTTTATTATCTTTAATTAAAAAGGTTCATCCCTTACATGTCCTGATTGCAGGGGCTATATTTGGTGTCGTTTTACTTTAG
- the cysE gene encoding serine O-acetyltransferase: protein MLKQLKEDIQAVFARDPAARNTLEVLTNYPGIHALMLHRLAHELWKKDCKGTARFVSTFSRFATGIEIHPGAKIGKRFFIDHGMGVVIGETAEIGDDVTLYHGVTLGGTTWKKGKRHPTLEDGVVVGAGAKILGPFTVGKGAKVGSNAVVTKAVPAGVTAVGNPARYIYKDADKTKDKDEARRRDYAQSIGFAPYATTADQSDPILEGMRVLLDRIQHNETRMNNLCQRLSELDPTFKKENQDEQPFSDEELKILEEVRRECGAQTKTSKT from the coding sequence ATGCTTAAACAGCTTAAAGAAGATATACAGGCTGTATTCGCGCGAGATCCTGCTGCACGAAATACGCTTGAAGTACTCACAAATTATCCTGGTATTCATGCATTGATGTTGCACAGACTTGCCCACGAACTCTGGAAAAAAGATTGCAAAGGTACTGCCCGTTTTGTTTCAACATTTAGCCGTTTTGCAACAGGTATCGAGATTCACCCCGGCGCTAAAATTGGCAAACGCTTCTTTATCGATCATGGTATGGGCGTAGTGATTGGTGAAACTGCTGAAATTGGCGATGATGTTACGCTTTATCATGGGGTTACCTTAGGTGGGACCACATGGAAAAAAGGTAAACGTCACCCAACACTAGAAGATGGTGTGGTGGTAGGTGCCGGTGCAAAAATCTTAGGTCCATTTACTGTAGGTAAAGGTGCCAAAGTTGGTTCAAATGCTGTAGTAACAAAAGCTGTGCCGGCCGGTGTAACAGCTGTTGGTAACCCTGCTCGCTATATTTATAAAGATGCCGACAAAACTAAAGATAAAGATGAAGCACGCCGCCGTGATTATGCTCAGAGTATCGGTTTCGCTCCGTATGCAACGACTGCTGATCAATCTGATCCAATTTTAGAAGGAATGCGCGTCTTACTCGACCGTATTCAACACAACGAAACACGTATGAATAATTTGTGCCAACGCTTATCCGAACTTGATCCAACATTCAAAAAAGAAAATCAAGATGAACAGCCTTTTAGTGATGAAGAGCTAAAAATTCTTGAAGAAGTTCGTCGTGAATGTGGGGCACAAACCAAGACATCAAAAACGTAA
- a CDS encoding LysR family transcriptional regulator codes for MLDLHKLHAFVVVVEERNITHAANRLFIQQPPLTRLLKKLEEELGAQLLVRQPRGIEPTEAGLALFKEAQLLLEHARHISQLVQDVSQGKTGQLNIGFTSSAGLHPLISLVLRSYREIYPAVQTKLEEAGSQKQLDWLISEKLDIAFLRAPISRDIGLKHLHILDEPMVVALPIDHPLTQKEKISLSDLSEENFVLYRRSSGQGLYDNILYSCYQAGFSPRIVQEAPRPTATLNLVAAGIGITIVPASMHNFWEHGIVYREFDDSIKLNAPIYLITRENENSAKVSNFIELMQKLLPTIT; via the coding sequence ATGCTAGATTTACATAAGCTTCATGCCTTTGTGGTGGTTGTCGAAGAAAGAAATATTACCCATGCGGCAAACCGATTATTTATTCAACAGCCACCTTTAACACGTTTACTCAAAAAACTTGAAGAAGAACTCGGCGCCCAATTACTGGTTCGTCAACCACGTGGAATTGAACCTACTGAGGCCGGATTAGCCTTATTTAAAGAGGCACAACTTTTATTAGAACACGCGAGACATATTTCCCAATTAGTCCAAGATGTTAGTCAAGGTAAAACTGGACAGCTCAATATTGGTTTTACAAGCTCAGCAGGCTTACATCCCCTGATTTCATTAGTATTACGTTCTTATCGGGAAATATATCCAGCTGTACAAACCAAACTTGAAGAAGCAGGCAGTCAAAAGCAACTGGATTGGCTCATTTCAGAGAAATTAGATATCGCTTTTCTAAGAGCACCGATTAGCCGTGATATTGGATTAAAACATCTTCATATATTAGATGAACCTATGGTTGTGGCATTACCTATAGACCATCCACTTACGCAAAAAGAGAAAATTAGTTTAAGCGACTTGTCAGAGGAAAATTTTGTTTTATACCGCCGTTCTTCTGGGCAAGGTTTATATGACAACATTTTATATAGCTGCTATCAGGCAGGTTTTAGTCCGCGTATTGTTCAGGAAGCACCTCGACCAACTGCAACATTAAATTTAGTTGCTGCTGGAATTGGTATCACTATTGTGCCAGCCTCAATGCATAACTTTTGGGAACATGGAATTGTGTATCGTGAGTTTGATGATTCCATAAAACTGAATGCGCCTATTTACTTGATTACACGAGAAAATGAAAACTCTGCCAAAGTTTCAAACTTTATTGAACTCATGCAAAAACTTTTGCCTACAATAACTTAA